The Apium graveolens cultivar Ventura chromosome 6, ASM990537v1, whole genome shotgun sequence genome contains a region encoding:
- the LOC141665258 gene encoding uncharacterized protein LOC141665258, with the protein MCNVVLKYFREVYAGSEDKSNELVDNGERVIIDDHNRELTTEINFMEITIAIKQMHLDKSAGPDGFSPAFFQHFWNLLGEEVFKCSFLGKHIWDFCQKSESLVTRIFKARYFPGRHILQAVKGNDSSFIWSGIWEANEKLKGGFRWVLGDVKELSIFKDPWLQGKVDFRVEDSHLNIIRNEKHVMGVDIKLQDIEDASIWLLDLISKGSSDMAQAAAIVLSSIWFAKNKKVWEDKTINPAVTVDICRRQVHDWNQVSWKPPEEGYLKLNVDAGLTKGENMFTVGMTIRDDKGHFVTGKNMKIVGQVSVLEAEARGVREAINLVNNIGLQHVVIESDAQVVVQALKSKESYQVEVGHIIDECKEMLGNRADLSIIHIKNQANMGAHWMARVPCLLDHSNIFMYPPVCGDGIY; encoded by the exons ATGTGTAATGTGGTGTTGAAGTATTTTAGGGAGGTGTATGCAGGTAGCGAGGATAAGTCGAACGAGTTGGTTGATAATGGGGAACGAGTCATTATAGATGATCACAACAGAGAGCTAACAACAGAAATAAATTTTATGGAAATTACCATAGCAATAAAGCAGATGCACCTAGATAAAAGTGCAGGCCCTGATGGGTTTAGTCCGGCCTTTTTCCAGCATTTCTGGAACCTGCTTGGAGAGGAAGTTTTTAAGTGCT CTTTTTTGGGGAAACACATTTGGGATTTTTGCCAAAAGTCGGAATCATTAGTAACTCGTATATTCAAGGCTCGTTACTTTCCGGGCAGACACATACTGCAAGCTGTTAAGGGTAATGATTCAAGCTTTATTTGGTCAGGAATTTGGGAGGCAAATGAGAAGTTAAAAGGTGGGTTTAGATGGGTGTTAGGAGATGTCAAGGAATTAAGTATATTTAAGGATCCATGGCTTCAGGGCAAGGTAGATTTTCGTGTGGAAGATAGTCATTTGAATATCATCAGGAATGAAAAG CATGTTATGGGAGTGGATATCAAGCTGCAAGATATAGAAGATGCCTCAATCTGGTTACTGGATCTGATTAGCAAGGGGAGTTCAGACATGGCCCAGGCTGCAGCAATAGTGTTATCCAGTATATGGTTTGCGAAGAATAAAAAGGTGTGGGAAGACAAAACCATAAATCCAGCGGTTACTGTGGATATATGCAGAAGACAAGTGCACGATTG GAATCAAGTGAGCTGGAAACCACCAGAGGAAGGCTACCTTAAATTGAACGTGGATGCTGGATTGACGAAAGGTGAAAACATGTTTACGGTAGGGATGACTATTCGGGATGACAAAGGACATTTTGTAACCGGGAAAAATATGAAGATAGTAGGACAAGTTTCTGTGTTGGAGGCAGAAGCTAGAGGAGTTCGCGAAGCAATCAACTTGGTGAACAATATTGGATTGCAGCATGTGGTGATCGAAAGTGATGCACAGGTTGTGGTTCAGGCCTTAAAGTCCAAGGAGAGTTACCAGGTAGAAGTTGGACACATCATTGATGAATGCAAGGAAATGTTGGGAAACCGAGCTGACCTATCCATTATTCATATCAAAAATCAAGCAAACATGGGTGCTCATTGGATGGCTAGAGTTCCATGTTTGTTAGATCATTCCAATATTTTCATGTATCCACCTGTTTGTGGAGATGGTATCTACTGA